The following are encoded together in the Bacillus sp. V2I10 genome:
- a CDS encoding YkuJ family protein — MSQLLGIITRLQSLQENATSNEPNQRFFEVEGEKRCSVKYFDKTDTFELEVFQKDEKPQSYQFDNIDMIAIEIFDLLQ; from the coding sequence ATGTCACAGCTTTTAGGTATCATTACTAGACTTCAAAGTCTGCAAGAAAACGCGACTTCAAATGAACCCAACCAGCGCTTCTTTGAAGTAGAGGGTGAAAAACGTTGCAGTGTTAAATACTTTGATAAAACCGATACGTTCGAATTAGAAGTATTTCAAAAAGATGAAAAGCCTCAATCTTATCAATTTGACAATATCGATATGATCGCAATTGAAATTTTTGATTTGCTCCAATAA
- a CDS encoding L,D-transpeptidase family protein, whose product MIHLVKPGETLNTIALNYRISPAVLIRANQIADPSLLLAGQPIIIPGLPEPASIPYSISVSVGKRTLTLYRSGQVMKVYPIAVGKILSGTPVGDFVIVNREPNPGGPFGVLWMSLSKIHYGIHGTNDPSSIGKAVSRGCIRMQNRDVLELGSIVPNGTRVIIRPN is encoded by the coding sequence ATGATTCATCTAGTAAAACCCGGTGAAACACTTAACACAATTGCGCTTAATTACCGGATCAGTCCTGCAGTTCTTATAAGGGCGAACCAGATTGCTGATCCCAGTTTGCTGCTTGCCGGCCAGCCTATTATCATCCCGGGGCTGCCTGAGCCTGCTTCAATACCCTACTCGATTTCAGTATCAGTTGGAAAGAGAACGCTGACTCTTTATCGCAGCGGACAAGTAATGAAAGTTTATCCGATTGCTGTCGGAAAAATATTGAGCGGCACACCTGTCGGTGATTTTGTCATAGTAAACCGCGAACCGAACCCAGGCGGCCCCTTCGGCGTGCTCTGGATGAGTTTGTCTAAAATTCATTATGGGATTCACGGCACAAATGATCCAAGCTCCATCGGCAAAGCAGTCTCAAGGGGATGTATCCGGATGCAAAACAGAGATGTTCTTGAACTCGGCTCGATTGTTCCAAACGGTACAAGGGTTATCATACGTCCCAATTAA
- the abbA gene encoding antirepressor AbbA: MNSAVEILSLDDQKFLVELLLKQQYALELISSEIYEIESGTKQTDNATYQKLVSLYDRIRFEL; this comes from the coding sequence ATGAATTCTGCAGTTGAAATACTCTCATTAGACGATCAAAAATTTTTAGTGGAGCTTTTGCTTAAACAGCAATATGCACTGGAACTGATCAGCAGCGAAATTTACGAAATCGAGAGCGGCACCAAACAAACAGATAACGCAACGTATCAGAAGCTTGTAAGCTTGTATGACCGAATCAGATTTGAACTATAG
- the cbpB gene encoding cyclic-di-AMP-binding protein CbpB codes for MISLHTTKLLNDSTIEEYMIPVDKVAHVQVGNNLEHALLVLTKTGYTAVPVLDPFFKLHGLLGTNMMMDAILGLQRIEFEKLEEMKVEEAMNSDIPRLLMNDPLSKGLDLVIDHSFVCVVNAEGVFEGILTRRAILKELKKQMKIKDR; via the coding sequence ATGATTAGTCTACATACAACCAAATTATTAAATGATTCAACAATAGAAGAGTATATGATACCTGTTGATAAAGTTGCACATGTGCAAGTGGGGAATAATCTTGAGCACGCACTGCTGGTTCTGACAAAAACGGGATATACAGCGGTACCTGTGCTTGATCCTTTTTTCAAGCTTCACGGGCTGCTCGGCACAAATATGATGATGGATGCGATTCTTGGCCTCCAGAGAATCGAATTTGAAAAACTTGAAGAAATGAAAGTCGAAGAAGCGATGAATTCTGATATTCCGCGTCTGTTAATGAATGATCCTTTGTCAAAAGGATTAGATTTAGTCATCGACCATTCTTTTGTCTGCGTAGTGAACGCGGAAGGTGTGTTTGAAGGGATTTTGACAAGACGCGCCATTTTAAAAGAACTGAAAAAACAAATGAAAATCAAAGACAGATAA
- a CDS encoding metallophosphoesterase, with translation MTKDITRRAFLKGLFASLAGTLLAAFGGYGYARYIEPRLIQTTEVEISSTKLPSSFSGVKIVQFSDIHLSEEYSINQLVKIVNKINQLSPDVIFFTGDLIDKPNQYGYLHQISPVLRRLKAPLGKYAIYGNHDHGGYGTAVYETIMKDSNFKLLKNRGERISLLDGSSVFVAGIDDMMLGRPDFDQTFTDASSRLFTILLAHEPDAALEAKQFSVDLQLSGHSHGGQVQLPFYGPLITPPFASVYTEGLYDVDSMKLYVNRGLGTTRLPYRFFSVPEITVFTLIKS, from the coding sequence GTGACAAAAGATATTACAAGAAGAGCCTTCCTGAAAGGATTGTTTGCATCTTTAGCCGGCACTTTGCTTGCAGCCTTTGGAGGCTATGGCTACGCCAGATACATTGAACCCAGACTTATCCAAACAACGGAAGTAGAAATTAGCAGCACAAAGCTGCCATCCTCTTTTTCAGGGGTGAAAATCGTCCAATTCAGCGACATCCATCTCAGTGAAGAATATTCAATCAATCAGCTCGTTAAGATTGTAAATAAAATAAACCAGCTGTCTCCAGATGTCATTTTTTTCACAGGTGATCTTATAGATAAACCCAATCAGTACGGATATTTGCATCAGATTTCGCCTGTCCTTAGGAGATTGAAAGCTCCGCTTGGGAAGTATGCCATTTATGGGAACCATGATCATGGCGGATATGGGACTGCTGTATATGAAACCATCATGAAAGATTCAAATTTTAAACTGCTGAAAAATAGAGGGGAACGGATCTCATTGCTTGATGGATCTTCCGTTTTTGTTGCGGGAATAGATGATATGATGCTTGGGAGGCCTGACTTTGATCAAACGTTTACGGATGCAAGCAGCAGGCTCTTTACCATTCTGCTGGCACATGAGCCTGATGCAGCGCTTGAGGCAAAACAGTTTTCTGTTGATCTGCAGTTATCAGGACATAGTCACGGAGGCCAAGTACAGCTTCCGTTCTATGGCCCCCTGATCACGCCTCCCTTCGCATCAGTATATACCGAAGGACTGTATGATGTGGACTCAATGAAGCTTTATGTGAATCGGGGCCTTGGTACCACAAGACTTCCTTATCGCTTTTTTTCAGTGCCGGAAATTACTGTTTTTACGTTAATAAAAAGCTAA
- a CDS encoding EAL-associated domain-containing protein, whose amino-acid sequence MDPLDIMTNLEHVRPFYQAIFSADEQKVIGYEVLGRIQMEKEIKSLGPFFKDETIPDEYRLEADNYILHMALDSFLLTNDDTLIFINRDANLLMLDHGESLLNQLFEWKEKGGNLERIVIEITEHTFTGDIRQLTHVFTYYRTYGIKIAVDNVGKASSNLDRIGILMPNILKIDLQPLRLTSPLQTYQDVLYSISLLARKIGATILYEEIEVNFQFQYAWKNGGRYFQGDYLQTPKEELIEPYMIKEKMTREFHGFIQYEKKKLQQFYEISEAFHQKVHLLISKENKPGIQFDELITKLSNELSDCCFRIYICDGDGFQQSGNILKIDGAWQFQPHYYMKNWSWRPYFLENIMKMQIRKKGFFSDLYSDIETGENIRTFSYPIDQKHYLFLDLPYSYLYENEALL is encoded by the coding sequence ATGGATCCTTTAGATATTATGACAAACTTAGAGCACGTAAGACCGTTCTATCAAGCCATTTTCAGCGCAGACGAACAAAAGGTGATCGGGTATGAAGTACTTGGGAGAATCCAAATGGAAAAGGAAATTAAAAGTCTAGGGCCTTTTTTTAAGGATGAAACCATTCCCGATGAATACCGATTAGAAGCAGATAACTACATCTTACATATGGCACTTGATTCTTTTCTTTTAACTAATGATGACACGCTTATTTTTATTAACCGTGATGCCAATTTATTAATGCTTGACCACGGAGAAAGCCTGCTGAACCAATTATTTGAATGGAAAGAAAAAGGCGGAAACCTTGAGAGAATTGTCATTGAAATAACTGAGCACACGTTTACAGGCGACATTCGGCAGCTGACGCATGTATTCACTTATTACCGTACATACGGCATTAAAATAGCTGTGGACAACGTTGGAAAAGCAAGCAGCAATCTTGACCGGATCGGCATACTGATGCCGAATATCCTGAAAATTGATCTTCAGCCCCTCAGATTAACTTCACCCCTGCAGACGTATCAAGACGTTTTATACTCCATTTCTCTTCTGGCGAGGAAAATAGGGGCTACTATCCTGTATGAAGAAATTGAGGTCAATTTTCAATTTCAATATGCCTGGAAAAATGGAGGCCGCTACTTTCAAGGGGATTACCTTCAGACTCCTAAAGAAGAATTAATTGAACCATATATGATAAAAGAAAAAATGACCCGGGAATTTCACGGTTTTATCCAATATGAAAAAAAGAAGCTTCAGCAATTTTATGAAATCTCAGAAGCGTTTCATCAAAAAGTGCACCTGTTAATTTCAAAAGAGAATAAGCCGGGCATTCAGTTTGATGAGCTGATCACGAAGCTTTCAAATGAACTTTCAGATTGCTGCTTCCGGATCTACATTTGTGACGGCGACGGATTTCAGCAATCAGGAAATATTCTGAAGATTGACGGAGCATGGCAATTTCAGCCTCACTATTACATGAAAAACTGGAGCTGGAGACCTTATTTTCTTGAAAATATCATGAAAATGCAAATCAGAAAAAAAGGATTTTTCAGTGATTTATACAGCGACATCGAAACAGGCGAGAACATTCGGACCTTCTCCTATCCAATCGATCAGAAGCACTATCTATTCTTGGATTTGCCGTATTCATACCTCTACGAAAATGAAGCCCTTTTGTAA
- a CDS encoding Ppx/GppA family phosphatase — MRLVIYQRDKSQRLKEVENVKIAARLRNYLNDDSFLNDEGISVLVSSLHSFQEVTRHHDLKNVKCVATATIRQSENKEAILKKVQEETDFSIRILSEYEEAYYGFLAVVNSTQINSGITIDIGGGSTEITYFENRKLIHYHSFPFGALSLKKYFVKQEIPTERELAVLNQFLAREFHSLPWLANKELPIVAIGGSARNIVQIHQAMQEYPLAGVHLYEMNYRNLTDVQHFLSTLSLHELQRAEGLSKDRADTIIPAAQVFTVLYEVVRADNFILSRKGLRDGVFYEDLTGGTGSAIFPSVIEESFHELLSDYDIDLHHVQYVTKIALKLYSDLAETGLLAYSDDDILLIRRASFVYNLGQYIDSESSSQHTFYLIANRTIDGLLHKERLQLALIASFKSKSAFKQYGEPYKHWFSKVEQRNMMLLGAIIKLAYSLNATRRDIVKTLNLAEDDDRVKCTVICDGNYSPEEYQAEKQKKNLEKILKKNIVFHFQNES, encoded by the coding sequence ATGAGGCTTGTCATTTATCAGCGCGATAAAAGCCAGCGTTTAAAAGAAGTTGAGAATGTTAAAATTGCGGCACGGCTCCGTAATTATCTAAATGATGACTCCTTCTTAAATGACGAAGGAATCAGCGTTTTAGTTTCATCTCTTCACAGTTTTCAGGAAGTCACAAGGCATCATGATCTTAAAAATGTTAAATGCGTTGCTACCGCGACAATCAGACAATCAGAAAATAAAGAGGCCATTTTGAAGAAGGTTCAAGAAGAAACAGATTTTTCAATCCGCATTCTGTCTGAATATGAGGAAGCCTATTACGGGTTTTTGGCGGTTGTCAATTCCACTCAGATTAACAGCGGGATTACAATTGATATCGGCGGGGGAAGCACGGAGATTACATACTTTGAAAATAGAAAACTCATTCATTATCACAGTTTTCCGTTCGGAGCTCTTTCCCTGAAAAAATATTTTGTGAAGCAGGAGATTCCGACTGAAAGAGAATTGGCTGTGTTAAATCAGTTCCTTGCAAGGGAATTTCATTCGCTGCCATGGCTCGCAAACAAGGAATTGCCGATTGTTGCAATCGGGGGAAGTGCCAGAAACATTGTGCAAATACACCAAGCAATGCAGGAATATCCTCTGGCAGGGGTTCACCTTTATGAAATGAATTATAGGAATCTGACAGATGTCCAGCACTTTTTATCTACTTTGTCTCTTCATGAACTTCAAAGAGCGGAGGGGTTATCAAAAGACCGTGCTGACACGATCATCCCTGCTGCTCAAGTTTTTACAGTCTTGTATGAGGTCGTGCGTGCCGACAATTTCATTTTAAGCAGAAAAGGGCTTAGAGACGGGGTTTTTTATGAGGACTTGACTGGAGGGACTGGATCGGCCATTTTTCCTAGTGTCATTGAGGAAAGCTTTCATGAACTGCTCAGTGATTATGATATTGATCTTCACCATGTCCAGTATGTAACCAAAATTGCTCTGAAACTGTATTCAGACCTTGCTGAAACAGGATTGCTCGCGTACTCGGATGATGATATTCTTTTAATCAGAAGAGCATCGTTTGTCTATAATCTTGGCCAGTATATTGATTCAGAATCCAGCAGCCAGCATACTTTTTACTTAATTGCCAACAGGACAATAGATGGCCTTCTCCACAAGGAAAGGCTGCAGCTGGCGCTGATTGCTTCTTTTAAAAGCAAGTCAGCATTTAAACAATATGGAGAGCCTTATAAGCACTGGTTCTCTAAAGTGGAACAGCGGAATATGATGCTGCTCGGCGCGATCATCAAGCTTGCCTACAGCTTAAACGCAACGAGAAGAGATATCGTAAAAACGCTGAACCTTGCTGAAGATGATGATCGTGTAAAATGCACAGTCATCTGTGACGGGAATTATAGTCCTGAGGAATATCAGGCAGAAAAGCAAAAGAAGAATTTAGAAAAGATCTTGAAGAAAAACATTGTGTTTCATTTTCAGAATGAAAGCTGA
- a CDS encoding RNA degradosome polyphosphate kinase yields MSTLNIDQTLLGNPLYYNNRELSWLAFNKRVLEEAIDERNPLLERLKFLAIFSSNLDEFFMVRVAGLKDQVKAGFSKPENKAGLTPKQQLTQIAEQNHSLVELQTRTFNELILPALKNEGITFATVSSLSPQQKKIIEKYFDEHIFPVLTPMAVDAYRPFPMLLNKSLNLVIKLEDQNESIEYRMKTAIVQVPAVLERFVSISPSGRGHEYVLLEDIIAHYIFKLFHGFDVLSVTPFRITRNADMTIHEEGARDLLKEIEKELKKRKWGAAVRLEVRKDFYDSQMMSYLLEELEIHKGDVYEIDGPLDFTFLFGFYKELSGGFDHLTYETFIPQPPKDLSSDDDIYEVAASQDLFLHHPYESFEPVIDFVLDAADDPDVLAIKQTLYRVSGGSPVIEALKRAAEKGKQVTVLVELKARFDEENNVQWAKELEKAGCHVIYGMTYLKTHSKITLVVRRKNNRIERFVHLGTGNYNDQTAKIYTDMSLITSNHKYGIDATNFFNYLSGYTEKPEFHHISIAPFDIRSDFLELVDHEIDYHKHHGNGKIIAKMNSLTDKVIIMKLYEASNAGVSIDLIVRGTCCLRPGIKGVSENIKVRSIVGRFLEHSRIYYFHHNGEGKMYLSSADMMTRNMEKRVEILFPIFDGSIKSRISNLLSIMLTDNVKAREQDSSGNYRYVSRIADEPEIDSQAILAQLSYRVSEDEE; encoded by the coding sequence ATGAGCACATTAAACATCGATCAGACATTGCTTGGTAACCCTCTATATTACAACAACCGCGAATTGAGCTGGCTTGCTTTTAATAAAAGAGTATTAGAAGAGGCCATTGATGAACGAAATCCCCTGCTTGAACGGCTGAAATTTCTTGCGATTTTCAGCTCCAACCTCGACGAGTTTTTCATGGTGCGGGTCGCAGGACTTAAGGACCAGGTAAAAGCAGGCTTCAGCAAACCCGAAAACAAAGCGGGACTCACCCCCAAGCAGCAGCTGACACAAATTGCCGAACAAAATCACTCGCTTGTTGAGCTTCAAACCCGCACATTCAATGAGCTGATCTTGCCTGCTTTGAAAAATGAAGGCATCACGTTTGCTACGGTCAGCAGTTTATCTCCTCAACAAAAAAAAATCATAGAAAAGTATTTTGACGAACATATCTTTCCTGTTCTAACTCCAATGGCTGTTGACGCATACCGTCCATTTCCTATGCTTCTGAACAAGAGCCTCAATCTTGTCATAAAACTGGAAGATCAAAACGAATCAATTGAATACCGTATGAAAACCGCTATAGTTCAAGTGCCCGCTGTTTTAGAGCGCTTCGTTTCCATCTCTCCTTCAGGAAGAGGACATGAGTATGTTCTGCTGGAAGATATTATTGCCCATTATATTTTTAAACTTTTTCACGGATTTGACGTTCTTTCAGTCACCCCGTTCAGAATTACACGCAATGCAGATATGACAATACATGAAGAAGGCGCCAGGGATCTCCTTAAGGAAATTGAAAAGGAACTGAAGAAAAGAAAATGGGGAGCAGCCGTTCGCCTGGAAGTGAGAAAGGATTTCTATGATTCTCAAATGATGTCATATCTTCTTGAAGAATTAGAGATTCATAAAGGTGATGTTTATGAGATTGACGGGCCGCTCGACTTCACTTTTTTATTTGGGTTTTATAAAGAGCTCAGCGGGGGCTTTGATCATCTTACATATGAAACATTCATACCTCAGCCTCCTAAGGATTTATCCTCAGATGATGATATCTATGAAGTTGCAGCGTCACAGGATTTATTTTTGCACCATCCTTATGAATCATTCGAGCCTGTTATTGATTTTGTTCTGGATGCGGCAGATGATCCTGATGTGCTGGCCATCAAACAAACTCTCTATAGAGTAAGCGGCGGTTCGCCAGTTATTGAGGCGCTGAAACGGGCAGCGGAAAAAGGAAAGCAGGTGACCGTGCTTGTTGAACTGAAAGCCCGCTTTGATGAAGAGAACAATGTTCAATGGGCAAAAGAACTTGAAAAAGCTGGCTGTCATGTTATTTACGGGATGACATACTTAAAAACACACAGCAAGATCACATTGGTTGTGAGGCGGAAAAATAACCGCATCGAGAGATTTGTCCATTTAGGAACAGGCAATTACAATGACCAGACCGCAAAAATCTACACGGATATGAGTTTAATCACTTCTAATCATAAATACGGAATAGACGCTACCAACTTCTTTAATTATTTAAGCGGTTATACAGAAAAACCGGAATTTCACCATATTTCAATTGCTCCATTTGACATTCGAAGCGACTTTTTAGAGCTTGTCGATCATGAAATCGATTATCATAAGCACCATGGTAATGGAAAAATCATTGCTAAAATGAATTCTCTTACAGACAAAGTGATTATCATGAAGCTGTATGAAGCATCAAATGCAGGTGTCAGCATTGACCTGATTGTAAGAGGCACTTGCTGTTTAAGGCCAGGCATTAAAGGTGTAAGCGAAAATATTAAGGTCCGGAGTATTGTAGGAAGATTTCTCGAGCACAGCAGAATCTATTATTTTCATCATAATGGTGAGGGGAAAATGTACCTCTCCTCTGCAGACATGATGACCAGAAATATGGAAAAGCGGGTTGAAATTTTATTCCCTATCTTTGACGGCAGCATTAAATCAAGAATTTCAAACCTCTTATCCATCATGCTGACAGATAATGTAAAGGCGCGCGAACAAGATTCTTCAGGGAACTACCGTTATGTCTCAAGAATAGCAGATGAACCTGAAATAGACAGCCAGGCAATCCTTGCCCAGCTTTCATACCGGGTATCGGAAGACGAAGAATAA
- a CDS encoding ribonuclease H-like YkuK family protein produces MTDHFIFYNVSEGSMSFEAMIERIKTFISNDPRSEYILSIGTDSQVHQHDTKFITAVHVHRVGKGAWGCLKNTVIPRPIDSLHEKISMETTLSQELAYAFTTSYLAELAEILIPFSDEGADLLFEIHLDIGRKGLTKDLIQEMTGRIQAMGIEAKIKPDSYTAFSYANRFTK; encoded by the coding sequence ATGACTGATCACTTTATCTTTTATAATGTGTCTGAAGGAAGTATGTCATTTGAAGCTATGATTGAAAGAATTAAAACGTTCATTTCAAATGATCCGCGTTCTGAATATATATTGTCCATCGGAACGGATTCTCAAGTGCATCAGCACGATACCAAGTTTATAACAGCAGTGCATGTTCACCGTGTTGGAAAAGGGGCATGGGGCTGTTTGAAAAATACGGTCATCCCAAGACCGATTGATAGCCTGCATGAAAAAATTTCAATGGAGACAACATTAAGTCAGGAACTTGCTTACGCTTTTACAACAAGCTATCTTGCAGAGCTTGCAGAAATTCTGATTCCTTTTTCAGATGAAGGGGCAGATCTGCTGTTTGAAATTCATCTTGATATTGGGAGAAAAGGACTAACTAAAGACCTGATCCAGGAGATGACAGGAAGAATTCAGGCGATGGGAATAGAAGCAAAAATAAAGCCTGACTCCTATACAGCATTCAGCTATGCCAATCGATTCACAAAGTAA
- a CDS encoding MBL fold metallo-hydrolase: MSLVTKIDERLAIIDSHDLGMTGRTSSYVLLEEDITLFEPSSSPSVPHIKNGLKEIGIKLEDISNIIVTHIHLDHAGGAGLLLESCPKAKVIVHPKGAKHLIDPSRLIAGAKAVYGDKFEELFSPIVPIPEDRIVIKEDGESLRIGRDSVLAFYDTPGHANHHFSILDHKSNSMFTGDTIGIFYQELLPDGLEFYLPSTSPNQFDPEAMEKSAAFYESMKLNALNFSHYGVSTNPKHAINAMREWLPIFIECAQKGMDLTKPFSLENAVEHVKIELQNQVFSYLDQQGIPRSHRVYNILGLDLSVCAMGLVDACYKKMKSGT, encoded by the coding sequence ATGTCGCTTGTAACCAAAATTGATGAACGTTTAGCAATCATTGATAGTCATGATTTAGGGATGACGGGTCGGACAAGTTCCTATGTATTACTTGAAGAGGATATCACACTTTTTGAGCCTTCATCAAGTCCTTCTGTCCCACATATTAAAAATGGGTTAAAGGAAATTGGAATAAAACTTGAAGATATATCCAATATCATCGTGACTCACATTCATCTCGATCACGCTGGGGGCGCGGGTTTACTGCTTGAAAGCTGTCCCAAAGCAAAAGTGATTGTGCATCCGAAAGGCGCAAAACATTTAATTGATCCCTCGCGTTTAATAGCAGGGGCAAAAGCGGTGTACGGAGATAAATTTGAAGAATTGTTTTCACCGATTGTACCGATTCCAGAGGATCGCATCGTAATAAAAGAGGACGGAGAATCACTCCGGATTGGCCGCGATTCTGTCCTTGCCTTTTATGATACACCGGGACACGCCAATCATCACTTCAGTATTCTTGACCATAAAAGCAACAGCATGTTCACAGGTGATACAATCGGAATTTTTTATCAGGAGCTGCTGCCAGATGGTCTTGAATTTTATTTGCCTTCTACCTCACCGAACCAATTCGATCCTGAAGCAATGGAAAAATCAGCTGCCTTTTATGAAAGCATGAAACTAAATGCCCTTAATTTCAGTCACTACGGCGTCAGTACAAATCCCAAGCACGCCATAAACGCGATGAGAGAATGGCTTCCTATTTTCATCGAATGTGCCCAAAAAGGAATGGATCTCACCAAACCTTTTTCTTTAGAAAATGCTGTAGAGCATGTTAAAATAGAGCTTCAAAATCAAGTATTTTCCTACCTTGATCAACAGGGAATTCCCAGGTCTCACCGCGTGTATAATATATTAGGTTTAGATTTATCGGTCTGTGCCATGGGTCTTGTTGATGCATGTTATAAAAAAATGAAATCAGGTACATAA
- a CDS encoding glutaredoxin domain-containing protein — translation MSQSKRVEVYTQPDCPPCQIVKQYLDHLEIDYTVFDVSKDSKARNKLVQELKSYSTPTVTVDGEIVAGFDLQKLEKLLGLS, via the coding sequence ATGTCACAGAGTAAACGTGTTGAAGTTTATACACAGCCTGACTGCCCGCCATGTCAGATTGTAAAGCAATACTTAGATCATCTTGAGATTGACTATACCGTATTTGACGTTTCGAAAGATTCCAAAGCAAGAAACAAATTGGTTCAGGAGTTGAAGTCATATTCAACCCCCACAGTTACAGTAGATGGAGAGATTGTCGCAGGTTTTGACCTGCAAAAGCTTGAAAAATTGCTTGGCCTTTCATAA
- a CDS encoding DUF3993 domain-containing protein codes for MKFISSTFAALILFYGFGHAGSAQSSFDQEEAADLTREAAQTQLTLTENERSLEEIEKTLDPYFTDKFIDGYMKENVHKGEDKYIVYGSDFTPFGIPFFNYEENMKFGSENRKLKLYQFFPAEEEGPVSYDDHFETVEFIEEDGTYKISSIHSSEEEPKAEEIEEKKEDDSAINVSMLFSNTLTDLKEAEPFQDYKELSFLRTSYFEAKNFLTDNYQPQTDFAYYGE; via the coding sequence ATGAAATTCATTTCAAGCACATTCGCCGCACTTATTCTGTTTTATGGTTTTGGACATGCAGGCTCTGCACAGTCATCGTTTGATCAAGAAGAGGCAGCTGACCTGACAAGGGAGGCTGCGCAGACCCAGCTCACTCTCACGGAAAATGAGCGCTCCCTTGAAGAAATCGAAAAAACATTAGATCCATACTTTACGGATAAATTTATTGATGGGTATATGAAAGAAAATGTTCACAAAGGTGAAGATAAATATATCGTGTACGGCAGTGATTTCACACCATTTGGCATTCCATTTTTTAATTACGAAGAAAACATGAAGTTCGGAAGTGAAAACAGGAAGCTAAAGCTTTATCAATTTTTCCCGGCTGAAGAAGAAGGACCTGTCAGCTATGATGACCATTTTGAAACAGTTGAATTTATTGAGGAAGACGGAACCTATAAAATTTCCTCCATTCATTCCTCTGAAGAAGAGCCGAAAGCTGAAGAAATTGAAGAAAAAAAGGAAGATGATTCAGCGATTAATGTAAGCATGCTTTTCTCGAACACGCTTACGGACTTAAAAGAAGCGGAACCTTTTCAAGATTATAAGGAACTTTCCTTTTTGCGGACATCCTATTTTGAAGCCAAAAACTTTTTAACCGATAATTATCAGCCGCAAACTGATTTTGCCTATTACGGGGAGTAA